One Virgibacillus proomii DNA window includes the following coding sequences:
- a CDS encoding helix-turn-helix transcriptional regulator produces MDDHLFRHYKNIMNYFGEICGSHYEFVLHVLDPDGGSHIGHIVHGELSGRSLNSPLTNYAKKLIEEKVYLKKDFIVNYVGEGPKGKKFRSSTMFIKDHEGQLQGLLCINFDADAYRKVAKDLLNLANLSWDIAYIDKKTEQEQPVEKLTENIHNIIYTQIDKDILESGAQLSPEQKKLAISKLKESGVFDIKGTVIDVAKVMGMSESSVYRYLRIVSLNENNNK; encoded by the coding sequence TTGGATGATCATCTTTTTCGGCACTATAAAAATATAATGAATTATTTTGGTGAAATTTGTGGATCTCATTATGAATTTGTATTACATGTTTTAGATCCTGATGGAGGTTCGCACATTGGTCACATCGTCCATGGTGAATTAAGTGGAAGGTCATTAAATAGCCCCTTAACCAACTATGCGAAAAAGTTAATTGAGGAAAAAGTATATTTAAAAAAAGATTTTATTGTAAATTATGTTGGAGAAGGACCAAAAGGTAAAAAATTTCGTTCATCAACCATGTTTATAAAAGATCATGAAGGTCAATTACAAGGTCTTTTGTGTATAAACTTTGATGCGGATGCCTATCGAAAGGTCGCAAAGGATTTATTAAATTTAGCTAATCTAAGCTGGGATATAGCGTATATAGACAAGAAAACAGAACAGGAACAACCCGTTGAAAAACTGACCGAAAATATTCATAACATTATTTATACACAAATAGACAAAGATATATTAGAATCTGGTGCTCAATTATCACCTGAACAAAAAAAACTCGCCATTTCCAAATTAAAGGAATCTGGTGTATTTGATATTAAAGGTACTGTAATTGACGTTGCTAAAGTAATGGGAATGTCTGAATCAAGTGTTTACCGTTATCTACGGATAGTATCACTTAACGAAAATAACAATAAA
- a CDS encoding serine dehydratase beta chain — protein sequence MSVVTAREKKNVSYKSCFDVIGPVMIGPSSSHTAGALAMGLVANKLFKGLPKKVVVKYYESFAETHKGHGTDFAIISGILGFEADDSRVPDAIKIAESQGIDITFLEESGDSPAGHPNTADIYLQDDSRYIRTMGISVGGGLIKVKHIEIDGFSLHPQGSLPIMIAISDRNNLELELHRIFKKHDVDINNSISLEKDGKYLYQFDLDSQLSRDARKELEKLSEMAKIIIL from the coding sequence ATGAGCGTAGTAACGGCGAGAGAAAAAAAGAATGTCAGTTACAAAAGTTGTTTTGATGTGATTGGACCAGTTATGATCGGACCTTCAAGTTCACATACGGCAGGTGCTTTAGCCATGGGATTGGTTGCAAATAAATTATTTAAAGGTCTTCCAAAAAAAGTGGTGGTAAAGTATTATGAATCTTTTGCAGAAACTCATAAAGGACACGGAACTGATTTTGCCATTATTTCCGGTATATTAGGTTTTGAGGCTGATGATAGTAGGGTACCAGATGCTATTAAAATAGCAGAGTCTCAAGGCATTGACATCACCTTTTTAGAAGAATCAGGTGATAGTCCTGCCGGGCATCCCAATACTGCTGACATTTATCTACAGGATGATAGCCGATATATTCGAACAATGGGCATTTCAGTCGGTGGTGGATTAATTAAAGTGAAACATATTGAAATCGATGGATTTAGCTTACATCCTCAAGGTTCATTACCAATAATGATAGCGATTTCGGATCGAAATAATCTTGAACTTGAATTACACAGAATCTTTAAAAAGCACGATGTGGATATTAATAACTCCATCAGTTTGGAGAAAGACGGAAAATACTTATACCAATTCGATTTGGATTCACAATTAAGTAGGGATGCCCGGAAAGAATTAGAAAAACTCAGTGAGATGGCTAAGATCATTATACTTTAA
- the sdaAA gene encoding L-serine ammonia-lyase, iron-sulfur-dependent, subunit alpha: MYMSIKEIVDAANERQVPIYTLAIEQEMEVMRSTFDEAWQKMEKNLETMENAVNRSIEGDGVFSLTGLTGGEAVKIKKYRESGRTLSGDIMMRGVQSAIGTNEVNAAMGVICATPTAGASGTIPGVLFTIKETLQLSREEQIHFLFTSALFGMIVANNACIAGALGGCQAEVGSASAMAAAAAVEAAGGTPEQSAHAFSTALQNLLGLVCDPVGGLVEIPCVKRNAVGTANALVAADLALAGVDNLINADEVVEAMYKVGRQMPRELRETGLGGVADTPTGIAIRNKILGKEQ; encoded by the coding sequence ATGTATATGTCTATTAAAGAAATAGTAGATGCTGCAAATGAAAGACAAGTACCCATTTATACATTAGCAATAGAACAGGAAATGGAAGTAATGAGATCTACTTTTGATGAAGCTTGGCAGAAGATGGAAAAAAACTTAGAAACGATGGAAAATGCTGTAAATAGGAGTATTGAAGGCGATGGCGTATTTTCGCTGACTGGGTTAACTGGAGGAGAAGCGGTTAAAATTAAAAAATACCGTGAAAGTGGAAGAACGCTTTCTGGCGATATAATGATGAGAGGCGTCCAGAGTGCTATAGGCACAAATGAAGTGAATGCGGCTATGGGAGTTATTTGTGCAACGCCAACAGCTGGAGCAAGTGGAACAATCCCGGGTGTACTTTTTACCATTAAAGAAACGTTACAGTTAAGTCGTGAGGAACAGATTCATTTTCTGTTTACTTCAGCATTATTTGGTATGATTGTAGCAAATAATGCGTGTATTGCAGGAGCTTTAGGAGGATGTCAAGCTGAAGTAGGTAGTGCCTCCGCAATGGCGGCTGCAGCGGCAGTAGAAGCTGCAGGAGGAACACCAGAGCAATCAGCTCACGCTTTCTCAACCGCACTACAAAATTTACTCGGTTTAGTTTGTGATCCAGTTGGAGGTTTGGTAGAGATTCCTTGTGTAAAAAGAAATGCCGTTGGAACGGCTAATGCATTAGTTGCAGCAGATTTAGCATTAGCTGGTGTAGACAATCTAATAAATGCTGATGAAGTAGTTGAAGCAATGTATAAAGTAGGTAGACAGATGCCTCGGGAATTAAGGGAAACTGGCTTAGGTGGGGTTGCAGACACACCGACAGGCATTGCTATTAGAAATAAAATTCTCGGAAAAGAACAATAA
- a CDS encoding aromatic amino acid transport family protein yields MSQSAAKVHEVKKTTEDVKQYKDPNKWHMQDTTWAMSLFGTAIGAGVLFLPINAGAGGILSLLLITVLAFPVMYFSHRAMAKMIYSSESAGEGITATVREYFGKKASTVFDIIYFFSIYAILLMYAVSLTNTAGSFMENQLEMQSPPRIILSLILVLGLIFIVNFGHDVTVKVMSWIVYPFIATLVFLSLYLIPQWDFSNLSLAGNFASVNGGVGFTDILGMAWFILPIIVFSFNHSPMISTFVIKQRESYGIENVDRKCAQIQKVCYIMTISVVLFFVFSTVLSVTSGELALAKEQNLPILSYLANKYSMPLFAYAAPIIAFIAITKSFLGHYVGAYEGLEDIIVQAAKSRGKNINSKTVKNIIIGFMIVTCWLVAYANPSILDLIDMINAPLIALILFLLPMYAIYKVPALAKYRKNYFSNAFVIIVGILVVLSSIKAFF; encoded by the coding sequence ATGAGTCAAAGTGCGGCTAAAGTACATGAAGTTAAAAAAACTACAGAAGATGTTAAACAGTATAAAGACCCTAATAAATGGCATATGCAAGATACCACTTGGGCAATGAGTCTTTTTGGAACAGCAATTGGGGCAGGTGTACTCTTTTTACCAATTAATGCTGGGGCAGGGGGGATATTATCTTTACTTTTAATTACGGTACTTGCATTCCCTGTCATGTACTTTTCACATAGGGCGATGGCTAAAATGATCTACTCTTCCGAATCTGCTGGTGAGGGAATTACAGCTACAGTAAGGGAGTATTTCGGAAAAAAGGCCAGTACAGTTTTTGATATCATCTATTTCTTTTCGATTTATGCAATATTGCTTATGTATGCAGTCTCATTAACCAATACTGCAGGCAGTTTCATGGAGAATCAATTGGAAATGCAATCACCACCTAGAATTATACTATCACTTATTTTAGTTCTCGGTCTAATATTTATCGTGAATTTTGGTCATGATGTTACTGTAAAAGTAATGAGCTGGATTGTATATCCATTTATAGCAACTCTGGTGTTTCTTTCTCTATATTTGATTCCACAATGGGATTTTTCAAATTTAAGTTTAGCTGGTAATTTTGCATCTGTAAATGGAGGAGTAGGTTTTACAGATATTTTAGGAATGGCTTGGTTTATCCTACCAATCATCGTATTTTCGTTTAACCATTCTCCTATGATATCTACTTTTGTTATTAAACAACGGGAAAGCTATGGAATAGAAAATGTAGACCGCAAATGTGCCCAAATTCAAAAGGTATGTTATATCATGACGATTTCTGTTGTACTGTTCTTTGTATTCAGTACTGTCTTAAGTGTGACTTCTGGTGAACTTGCACTTGCCAAAGAACAAAATTTACCAATTCTTTCTTATCTTGCTAATAAATATAGTATGCCATTATTCGCATATGCAGCTCCTATCATTGCTTTCATTGCCATTACAAAATCTTTCCTTGGCCATTATGTGGGTGCATATGAAGGATTAGAAGACATTATTGTGCAAGCCGCTAAATCCCGAGGAAAAAATATAAATAGTAAAACCGTGAAGAACATCATCATTGGATTTATGATCGTGACATGCTGGCTAGTTGCTTATGCAAACCCAAGTATTCTTGATTTAATCGATATGATTAATGCACCACTAATTGCGCTAATTTTATTCTTATTACCAATGTATGCAATCTATAAAGTGCCTGCACTAGCTAAATACAGAAAAAATTATTTTAGCAACGCATTTGTCATTATTGTGGGCATACTAGTAGTTCTATCAAGTATTAAAGCATTCTTCTAA
- a CDS encoding transposase — protein sequence MKQFSERLEKGNALENAFIFSYSNGLAEGSVNKLKTIKRILYGRSNFDLLRNKLLLLESRKFN from the coding sequence ATTAAACAGTTTTCTGAACGGCTTGAAAAAGGAAATGCATTAGAGAATGCATTTATATTCTCTTATAGTAATGGGCTAGCCGAAGGCAGTGTCAACAAGTTAAAAACCATCAAACGTATCCTGTATGGCAGAAGTAATTTTGATCTATTACGAAATAAATTATTACTACTTGAATCACGCAAATTCAACTAA
- a CDS encoding ATP-binding cassette domain-containing protein: protein MVNILIDNLCKVINENEVIRKADAHISGGEICAFIGPNGVGKTTLLKCLLGLLSPDQGSIKIDNQVLSKSNRSEMLKEFGSVIQLPPSTSDMTVYELFVEHYNYMEIKEPTPHMEMLELLELQVPLTKKIGQLSLGMKQRLQLAIALSHRPKIIILDEPFNGLDFDGINLMKEILSDLKGKGACVIITSHSLSELENFVTSVVFMLNGKTYKKRELKDIVKNYSGGLKEYYYFLKRGGITN, encoded by the coding sequence ATGGTAAATATATTAATAGATAATCTATGTAAGGTTATTAATGAAAATGAGGTTATAAGGAAAGCTGATGCACATATTTCTGGAGGAGAAATATGTGCATTCATTGGACCAAATGGAGTAGGTAAAACAACTTTATTGAAGTGCTTATTAGGTTTACTCTCACCAGACCAAGGATCTATAAAGATAGATAATCAAGTGTTGTCTAAATCGAACCGTTCAGAAATGTTGAAGGAATTTGGCTCTGTAATTCAACTCCCTCCGAGTACTTCTGATATGACCGTTTATGAGTTATTTGTTGAACACTATAATTACATGGAAATAAAAGAACCTACTCCTCATATGGAGATGTTAGAGCTACTTGAATTACAAGTTCCACTAACAAAAAAGATAGGTCAATTATCTTTAGGGATGAAACAGCGTCTTCAGTTAGCAATAGCTTTATCTCATCGACCAAAAATAATTATATTAGATGAGCCCTTTAATGGACTTGATTTTGATGGTATAAACCTAATGAAGGAAATCCTTTCTGATTTAAAAGGTAAAGGCGCTTGTGTAATAATAACTAGTCATTCCTTATCAGAACTTGAGAATTTCGTTACTAGTGTAGTATTCATGTTGAATGGTAAAACTTATAAAAAAAGAGAGCTTAAAGATATAGTTAAGAATTATTCCGGAGGTCTTAAAGAATACTATTATTTTTTGAAAAGGGGAGGAATAACTAATTGA
- a CDS encoding ABC transporter permease has translation MEMNNTITINGNNGLVLRIKKFWGLIRWSLVRHKYLLPIFSIVQVAFALAIVYGLALLIPDMNDTLALYLSSGAIALGIIAVGCVLAPQIVSTAKQDGIFKYQKTLPVSRSSILVADIIIWCVASLPGVFMGCLAAILRFNISLHITYLSFLFILIAQITMICIGFAIAYTFKPNVMALVTQLIMIGGLLFSPITYPMERLPEWTTYIHQILPFVPTTNLLRSTLFNYGVFSLIDLIVVLLWAILGFLISFIVLSRRD, from the coding sequence ATGGAAATGAATAATACTATAACAATTAATGGGAATAATGGATTGGTATTAAGAATCAAAAAGTTCTGGGGGCTAATTCGTTGGAGTCTTGTAAGACATAAATATCTTTTACCCATATTTAGTATTGTACAAGTAGCTTTTGCGTTGGCAATTGTGTATGGCCTGGCACTACTAATTCCAGATATGAATGATACCTTGGCTTTATATTTATCCTCAGGAGCAATTGCTCTTGGAATTATTGCGGTTGGATGTGTGCTAGCTCCACAGATAGTCAGCACAGCCAAGCAAGATGGTATCTTTAAATACCAAAAAACACTGCCAGTTTCTCGTAGTTCAATACTTGTGGCGGATATTATAATTTGGTGCGTTGCTTCACTACCAGGAGTTTTTATGGGATGTTTAGCTGCAATACTTCGATTTAATATCTCTTTACATATAACATATTTAAGCTTTTTATTTATTTTAATTGCTCAGATAACTATGATATGCATCGGTTTTGCAATAGCTTATACTTTTAAGCCAAATGTTATGGCTTTAGTAACACAATTAATAATGATCGGTGGTTTATTATTTTCTCCTATCACTTATCCAATGGAAAGATTACCGGAGTGGACGACTTACATCCATCAAATACTCCCATTTGTCCCAACAACAAATTTATTACGTTCAACATTATTTAATTATGGTGTGTTTTCACTAATTGATTTAATAGTCGTATTACTTTGGGCTATTCTTGGGTTTCTAATATCTTTTATTGTGCTTTCGAGAAGGGACTAG
- a CDS encoding ABC transporter ATP-binding protein — protein MIEIKGDNKNLKINAISKSYKRGTVRANCDISAVLHPGQIVAVIGHNGAGKSTLLNQIIGIVKPDQGQIDYQGISFINNTKSARNLVSMMPQFHAPLSGVTLRQSVESILHIRGISGKKNKELCKEILDELKIDKWADRPGEKLSGGLQRLASFAMAVISPSPILLLDEPTNDVDPVRRKLVWNYMRKLAKNGHIVVVVTHNLLEVEQYADRFLLLNHGKLIQDELIIGEHKQISTNTLFVIMNDWGSLSNLPKSLETRYIEEEMQIIFNLSAEQVPDAIAWVLKQIHERKVVNYRLTSASLEASYRGLTDGNE, from the coding sequence ATGATAGAAATTAAGGGGGATAATAAAAATTTAAAAATTAATGCTATTTCTAAATCTTATAAGCGTGGAACTGTAAGAGCAAACTGTGACATTTCAGCTGTACTTCACCCAGGGCAAATTGTAGCTGTTATAGGTCATAATGGAGCTGGTAAATCAACATTATTAAATCAAATCATTGGTATCGTTAAACCTGATCAAGGTCAAATTGATTACCAAGGAATATCATTTATTAATAATACAAAATCTGCTAGAAATCTTGTTTCTATGATGCCACAATTTCATGCACCATTATCAGGTGTTACTTTGCGTCAGTCGGTTGAATCAATATTACATATTCGTGGCATTTCAGGTAAAAAAAACAAAGAACTTTGTAAAGAAATCTTAGATGAACTAAAGATTGATAAATGGGCAGATAGACCTGGTGAAAAGCTTTCTGGTGGTTTACAAAGATTGGCATCATTTGCTATGGCAGTGATATCACCATCTCCTATACTCCTACTTGATGAGCCTACAAATGATGTTGATCCTGTAAGAAGAAAGTTAGTTTGGAATTATATGAGAAAGTTAGCTAAAAATGGGCATATTGTAGTTGTAGTTACTCATAATTTATTAGAAGTTGAGCAGTATGCTGACCGCTTTCTATTATTGAATCATGGTAAGTTGATTCAAGATGAATTGATAATAGGAGAACATAAACAAATATCGACCAATACACTTTTTGTAATCATGAATGATTGGGGTTCCCTATCAAATCTACCTAAATCATTAGAGACTAGATACATAGAGGAGGAGATGCAAATTATTTTTAATCTTTCTGCTGAACAAGTTCCTGATGCAATAGCATGGGTATTGAAACAAATTCATGAAAGGAAAGTGGTTAATTACAGGCTTACATCTGCATCGCTAGAAGCATCATATAGGGGGTTAACAGATGGAAATGAATAA
- a CDS encoding ThiF family adenylyltransferase, which yields MNCKYDRPRIKAIYPLYRLNEMEFRIGAQLGITAEFGDPDGHLWELASRLDGRKVEEVIKEMLELFPELTKGEVLEGIQLLDNEGFLEETLDGHESGIQERYIANVNYFSRYTGTEGNRFSFQKKINESTILLLGLGGGGSNVLTLLSGIGVKKVIIVDYDNVEESNLGRQLLYREADIGLPKCEVAAKAISEMNTQLIVESHNKKIETPEDILQFTDGVDLVICAIDEPPFEAQRTVNQAIIKANVPCVFGAHQVSRGRVFTVLPGKTGCFDCLNLHFSVNDPKFIDQFVGFRNINFSPPSIAYAPSIFQLTSAIVDEAVRVITGYAPPRSLSTQYEINFEDGSSFTHPAWDRYTECPTCGNGRSDDWEIFEYYKTKNKA from the coding sequence ATGAATTGTAAATACGATAGACCTCGAATCAAAGCAATTTATCCACTATATAGACTTAATGAAATGGAGTTTAGAATTGGAGCACAATTAGGTATTACTGCTGAGTTTGGTGACCCAGATGGTCATTTATGGGAGCTAGCTTCTCGATTAGATGGAAGAAAAGTAGAGGAAGTAATAAAAGAGATGCTGGAATTATTTCCAGAACTTACCAAAGGGGAGGTATTAGAAGGTATCCAATTACTTGATAACGAAGGTTTTTTAGAAGAAACACTTGATGGTCATGAAAGTGGTATCCAAGAACGTTACATAGCAAATGTTAATTACTTTAGCAGATACACTGGAACAGAAGGGAATAGATTTAGTTTTCAAAAAAAAATTAATGAATCAACTATTCTTCTATTAGGACTTGGTGGAGGAGGATCAAATGTATTAACCCTCTTGTCAGGAATTGGCGTAAAGAAGGTTATTATTGTAGATTACGATAATGTAGAAGAGAGTAATTTAGGACGGCAGTTATTATATAGGGAAGCGGATATTGGTTTGCCTAAGTGTGAAGTGGCAGCAAAAGCTATTTCCGAAATGAATACTCAACTAATAGTTGAATCACATAATAAAAAAATTGAAACTCCAGAAGATATTTTACAATTTACCGATGGGGTGGATTTGGTAATTTGTGCTATTGATGAACCTCCATTTGAAGCGCAAAGAACTGTTAATCAAGCAATAATAAAAGCTAATGTACCATGTGTTTTTGGAGCTCATCAAGTTAGTCGTGGAAGGGTTTTTACTGTATTACCAGGTAAAACAGGTTGTTTTGATTGTTTGAACCTCCATTTTAGTGTTAATGACCCGAAATTTATAGATCAATTCGTAGGTTTTAGAAATATCAACTTTTCACCTCCTTCAATTGCATATGCCCCATCAATATTCCAACTTACATCTGCAATTGTAGACGAGGCAGTAAGAGTTATTACGGGATACGCACCACCAAGAAGTTTAAGTACTCAATATGAAATAAATTTTGAAGATGGTTCATCTTTTACACACCCGGCGTGGGATAGGTACACAGAATGCCCTACTTGTGGTAACGGTCGTTCAGATGACTGGGAAATATTTGAATACTACAAAACGAAAAACAAGGCGTAA
- a CDS encoding dihydropteridine reductase has product MQIYWTKINKIIEETPEIKTYMLDCPEGFTWEEGAHTHFALEGFNAGDKPNRGLIRHMSISTLPHENSIGITTRIREQCSEFKAILRNLEVGNKIALFKTHSNVPLKRDGKNVYLLSSGVGLATFRPLVLDYFERADNVNQIHSLNIDSSKDFLFTNIFETVPDKKFTSHFVDNRKDYYEEVKKLAADKDGLFYVVGSDEFLVQNIEVLREQGIKPEQIILDKHEQQRPKFLSFDLSI; this is encoded by the coding sequence ATGCAAATATACTGGACTAAAATAAATAAAATTATTGAAGAAACGCCTGAGATTAAAACGTACATGCTCGACTGTCCGGAAGGCTTTACATGGGAAGAAGGTGCTCACACCCACTTCGCACTGGAAGGTTTTAATGCTGGAGATAAACCAAACCGCGGGCTAATTCGCCATATGTCAATCTCGACTTTACCGCATGAAAATTCAATCGGTATCACAACACGTATCAGAGAACAATGCTCTGAGTTTAAAGCGATTTTAAGAAACCTTGAAGTCGGCAATAAGATTGCACTCTTTAAAACTCATTCGAATGTACCGCTTAAAAGAGATGGAAAAAATGTTTACCTGCTGTCATCAGGTGTTGGTCTGGCAACCTTCAGACCGCTTGTGCTTGATTATTTCGAACGTGCTGACAACGTCAATCAAATTCATTCCTTGAACATCGATTCATCAAAAGATTTCTTATTCACTAATATTTTCGAAACCGTTCCTGACAAGAAGTTCACATCACATTTTGTTGATAACCGAAAAGACTACTATGAAGAAGTAAAAAAACTTGCTGCTGACAAGGATGGACTTTTTTATGTTGTCGGCAGTGACGAGTTCCTCGTACAGAACATTGAAGTACTGCGTGAACAGGGCATCAAGCCGGAACAGATTATACTCGACAAGCATGAACAACAACGGCCTAAGTTTTTATCATTTGATTTGTCAATTTAA
- a CDS encoding CatA-like O-acetyltransferase: MTTYQVIDLESFPRRDYYDYFMATDTTFEMTVKIDVTRAVKKCKDESISFYAYSIFNLTRSVNKIPNLRYAHIDKQLVEWQELVPTFTNFNQETELFYSLWLEGLTDYKTFDREYKKLIKEYANTTDIAPMGAVPPNVVNISSIPWMHFEHFSSQPGAIKNNLTPMITSGKYEKVGSQLLMPVNIKVHHATVDGYHVTLFFEILQREMNR, encoded by the coding sequence ATGACAACTTATCAAGTCATTGATTTAGAAAGTTTTCCAAGAAGAGACTATTATGATTATTTTATGGCGACAGACACAACGTTTGAAATGACAGTAAAAATTGATGTTACTCGGGCAGTTAAAAAATGCAAAGATGAATCTATAAGCTTTTATGCTTACTCTATTTTTAATTTGACTAGATCGGTTAACAAGATTCCGAATTTGAGATATGCCCACATAGATAAGCAATTAGTAGAATGGCAAGAATTAGTACCAACGTTTACGAACTTTAATCAGGAAACTGAATTATTTTATAGTTTATGGTTGGAAGGATTAACAGATTATAAAACATTTGACCGTGAGTACAAAAAGCTTATAAAAGAGTATGCAAACACAACAGATATCGCACCAATGGGAGCTGTTCCCCCTAACGTGGTGAATATTTCATCAATTCCTTGGATGCATTTTGAACATTTTTCATCTCAACCAGGAGCTATCAAAAATAATTTAACACCAATGATTACCAGTGGAAAGTACGAAAAAGTTGGTTCACAGTTGCTAATGCCAGTGAATATTAAGGTTCATCATGCAACAGTAGATGGCTATCATGTGACGTTATTTTTTGAAATACTGCAACGTGAAATGAACCGTTAA
- a CDS encoding Cof-type HAD-IIB family hydrolase, whose protein sequence is MKKIIFMDIDGTLVNDNGVVPESAKSAVQKARENGHLIFISTGRSKAELYEDILDIGFDGIIGAVGGYIEVGQEVILHETVDPEDVQHLVDYFSQHGIDFYLESNGGLFASKYCKKHIRSIIDKEIKENPGAKEEIEKGILPFHDALIEGESSIRDDINKISFLGSDIPIEKISEEFGTKFNISSTVPIFGENSGELSIPGTHKETAIVKVLEHLNINRKNSFAYGDGMNDLEMIQYVHRGIAMGNAKEALKLVADDITDTPDEDGIFNSFVKYGLI, encoded by the coding sequence TTGAAAAAAATTATTTTTATGGATATCGATGGGACACTCGTCAATGATAATGGAGTGGTCCCTGAATCAGCAAAGTCTGCGGTGCAAAAAGCGAGAGAGAACGGTCATCTTATTTTTATCAGTACAGGGCGTTCGAAAGCAGAACTATATGAGGATATACTGGACATAGGATTCGATGGCATTATTGGCGCAGTTGGAGGATATATTGAAGTTGGTCAAGAAGTCATTTTACATGAAACCGTGGACCCTGAAGATGTCCAGCATCTGGTCGATTATTTTAGCCAGCATGGTATTGATTTTTATTTAGAGTCCAACGGTGGGTTATTTGCTAGTAAATACTGCAAAAAACATATACGCTCCATCATTGATAAAGAAATCAAGGAAAATCCCGGAGCGAAGGAGGAAATTGAAAAAGGAATCCTTCCATTCCATGATGCGCTGATTGAAGGTGAAAGTTCGATAAGAGACGACATTAACAAGATCTCCTTTTTAGGATCAGACATACCTATCGAAAAGATAAGTGAAGAGTTTGGAACAAAATTCAATATTTCTAGCACCGTACCTATCTTCGGGGAAAATAGTGGAGAATTATCCATTCCAGGTACCCATAAAGAGACAGCTATTGTAAAGGTATTAGAACATTTGAATATAAATAGAAAGAACTCATTTGCTTATGGTGATGGGATGAATGATTTGGAAATGATTCAATATGTTCACCGTGGAATTGCTATGGGAAATGCTAAAGAAGCTCTGAAGCTAGTGGCTGATGATATTACTGATACTCCTGATGAAGATGGTATATTTAATAGTTTTGTAAAGTACGGGTTAATATAA